The Apostichopus japonicus isolate 1M-3 chromosome 6, ASM3797524v1, whole genome shotgun sequence genome contains a region encoding:
- the LOC139968688 gene encoding uncharacterized protein, which yields MEAFNGFINKNPDVPVKVGLVTVVFFILTFTLTRALLSSLVLTALYTVLHTLILFVIRRNKLLELSDVHDRKQDLIGDDSDEEDFTYEPGKLGYFGGSDAQYEVVQRKPAFAHKTDLGTSLRIESKVRPTPDRYFRQNPTNAFVGFDSKYHQEKAKEFDFEDRPMYGERTAKGFEMYRKPPNSNELSSIGVNSKSPKTPNFFGVNRWGLSRQPLHPTAINTPLTSESMHFAGQKRNAKPTRASMFHKLKGGYGSDQNISPSGPQTSSPFHDKSQVGLWDTMSLSAIAGSPTNFISPINSPGIVGEKNSLQNVLVSSPSSEKGLGFSRKHVPRHTTGHPVDVKRHPQPLNVVSSQWQKWSHKQTTVTVGGRPKLQSPVTVRIAHPDRPAASLSMSRSYRTPLGSEETSESLRKDVILSALREKRKRGKAVENQSVNRDDHSSLEDTQTGSHIKKRRLNNTEDISEPSAGPVRKHSRSGASGKRGLTSSPAVTDSDIPGRSASDSTEVLDSSYGSMISKSCGRNAIESSLSSSRMWKQNNLKRSLQSDEREAVSVVPPKKVSRATDVSGLISDGKRKDLEKSKETAVEEVEASNEEKLEENGHTKLGIPPRLRKRAVFTTIHRGKQAKPPSPNQITAADLNEDRQRARERIRLMRQLLRDETAPTKETPKDADKPLLPVAKSPPTASSSSSSFSSGLLSTTSAFPTVSSSMTAPNQTDVDGSSKSTKSKGLLDQLLKKDPITKKLAEEAKKNLTPPKSSLSNTSSGLSFFNATTTTTKAKTSALSVSISNPPPSSSSSPSKPNSLLQALSGMRPTTQPDQTPPVTTLSSSGGLGFQIGQSNQANTVTTSLLPSAIPTTFSSSTDAAIMTGTSNGATKTTAAAAVAQPTFSFGSSSLSGTSSAQVLSTPAQPSFQFGSLTSSSASQVSFKPPADPPKPVAAQPSFSFGAASSNPLISGAQTQVSGASQPLANAPVSSSNAFSFGNPAGSKQSTTGSNMPSFGTTSAAPSNQATNQNKVSFGTSAPTFSFGATTTVQQPGPSSSFSFGGGGGVTAAASTQSSTTPSAGQFTFGAKASSSTVPLSMFQQTPSQVAATAPSASTGTSSPFTFGGATTKPASFSTSTAASSAVAPPSYNFGSQPTASAGFSFGSNQSKPPSQGSLFSSSQPSQASGFSFGSQSAAPAPLFPAASATPPQRQQQQQQAGFAFGNQQSQPTGLFQSSTSAPSLNFGAGNQATPSASSSFFQFGGSTGGAPQQQTTPSSNFPGNPSKFPFGSGTSTPQFGQGQDTPSKPQSKFSMGTSSAPKKTASARMRQRARISRR from the exons ATGGAAGCTTTTAATGGATTCATTAACAAAAACCCAGACGTGCCGGTTAAAGTTGGATTAGTTACAGTCGTGTTCTTTATATTGACATTCACGTTAACCCGAGCTTTACTTTCAAGCCTAGTGTTAACTGCTCTCTATACAGTGCTGCATACATTAATTCTTTTCGTGATTCGTAGAAATAAATTACTCGAGTTGAGTGACGTTCATGATAGAAAGCAAGATTTGATAGGAGATGATTCTGATGAAGAGGATTTTACATATGAGCCAGGCAAGTTAGGCTATTTTGGTGGAAGTGATGCTCAGTATGAAGTTGTCCAACGAAAACCTGCATTTGCTCACAAAACTGATTTGGGCACGTCTCTAAGAATTGAATCAAAGGTTAGGCCTACACCAGATAGATATTTTCGTCAAAATCCTACTAATGCTTTTGTAGGCTTTGACAGCAAATATCATCAAGAAAAAGCTAAGGAATTTGATTTTGAAGATAGGCCTATGTATGGAGAAAGAACAGCCAAGGGTTTTGAGATGTATAGGAAACCACCCAACTCCAATGAACTTAGTAGCATCGGTGTAAATTCCAAATCACCAAAAACTCCAAATTTCTTTGGGGTAAATCGTTGGGGCTTATCTAGACAGCCCTTACACCCTACAGCAATCAATACACCACTCACTAGTGAGTCGATGCATTTTGCAGGACAAAAGAGAAATGCTAAACCTACAAGGGCTAGTATGTTTCATAAACTGAAAGGTGGTTATGGATCCGATCAAAACATCTCTCCGAGTGGTCCGCAGACTTCTTCACCGTTTCATGATAAATCACAGGTTGGATTATGGGACACGATGAGTTTGTCGGCTATTGCTGGAAGCCCAACCAACTTCATATCACCAATCAATTCACCTGGTATTGTTGGAGAAAAAAA CTCATTGCAAAATGTTCTTGTTAGCAGTCCATCTTCAGAAAAGGGGTTGGGATTCAGTCGAAAGCATGTACCTAGACACACCACTGGTCATCCTGTTGACGTTAAGAGGCATCCACAACCGTTGAATGTTGTATCCAGCCAATGGCAGAAGTGGAGTCATAAGCAGACTACGGTTACAGTTGGAGGAAGACCAAAGTTACAAAGTCCTGTAACTGTTAGAATTGCTCATCCAGACAGACCTGCTGCTTCTTTGTCCATGTCAAG GTCATATAGGACACCACTGGGCTCTGAGGAAACCTCAGAATCTCTCAGAAAGGATGTAATACTATCTGCTCTGAGAGAGAAGAGGAAAAGAGGCAAAGCCGTGGAGAATCAGAGCGTGAATCGTGACGATCATTCATCTTTAGAAGACACACAGACTGGTTCTCATATCAAGAAACG ACGTTTGAATAACACAGAAGATATCTCAGAACCATCAGCAGGACCTGTTCGTAAACACAGCCGATCTGGGGCATCTGGTAAGAGAGGGCTCACTTCTAGTCCAGCTGTGACCGATTCAGATATACCAGGACGATCAGCTTCAGATTCCACGGAAGTTCTGGACTCCTCGTACGGCAGCATGATTTCCAAGTCTTGTGGAAGGAATGCCATTGAGAGTTCACTGAGCTCTAGCAGAATGTGGAAA caAAATAACTTGAAAAGGAGTCTACAGTCTGATGAAAGAGAGGCGGTCTCTGTGGTACCACCTAAGAAAGTGAGCAGAGCTACGGATGTGTCAGGTCTGATCTCTGATGGAAAAAGGAAAGATTTGGAGAAAAGTAAAGAAACGGCAGTTGAAGAAGTTGAGGCATCAAATGAAGAGAAACTCGAAGAAAATGGCCACACCAAGCTTGGTATACCACCGAGGCTAAGAAAAAGAGCAGTCTTTACAACCATCCACAGGGGCAAACAAGCT AAACCGCCATCACCGAACCAGATAACGGCCGCAGATCTCAACGAAGACAGACAGAGAGCTCGTGAAAGGATACGTCTGATGAGACAGCTACTCCGAGATGAAACAGCCCCGACCAAGGAGACTCCCAAGGATGCTGACAAACCACTCCTCCCTGTAGCTAAATCACCTCCcacagcatcatcatcatcatcatcattttcatctGGATTACTATCAACAACTTCTGCTTTCCCAACTGTATCATCATCGATGACTGCACCGAATCAAACCGATGTGGATGGGAGTTCTAAATCTACCAAGAGTAAAGGTTTGCTGGATCAACTCTTGAAGAAAGATCCAATCACAAAGAAGCTAGCTGAAGAAGCCAAGAAGAATTTGACTCCACCAAAGAGTTCATTATCAAACACTTCAAGtggtctttctttctttaatgcTACCACGACTACTACTAAAGCTAAAACTTCTGCTTTATCAGTATCCATCTCAAATCCTCctccttcttcctcttcttccccTTCCAAACCAAACTCATTGCTCCAGGCTCTGTCCGGTATGAGACCAACAACCCAACCAGATCAGACTCCACCTGTCACGACTTTGTCTTCTTCAGGAGGTCTAGGCTTCCAAATCGGTCAAAGCAACCAAGCAAATACTGTTACTACTTCACTGTTGCCCTCTGCGATACCTACCACCTTCTCATCGTCCACGGATGCGGCCATCATGACTGGCACATCGAACGGTGCTACTAAAACGACAGCCGCGGCCGCTGTGGCTCAACCAACGTTCAGTTTTGGTAGCAGCAGTCTGTCGGGAACCAGCAGTGCTCAGGTACTTTCCACTCCAGCACAACCGTCCTTTCAGTTTGGATCGCTGACATCATCCAGTGCCTCCCAGGTATCATTCAAGCCGCCCGCTGACCCACCAAAACCAGTGGCTGCTCAGCCCTCATTTTCATTTGGTGCAGCATCAAGTAACCCTCTTATAAGTGGTGCTCAAACTCAAGTCTCTGGTGCGTCCCAACCGCTTGCCAATGCACCAGTTAGTTCTTCGAACGCATTTAGCTTTGGGAACCCAGCAGGCTCCAAACAGTCTACAACAGGGTCCAACATGCCTAGCTTTGGTACTACCAGTGCTGCACCTTCTAATCAAGCCACAAATCAAAATAAGGTTTCCTTTGGAACATCTGCCCCTACCTTCAGTTTTGGAGCTACAACCACCGTGCAACAGCCAGGACCATCCTCATCCTTTTCGTtcggtggaggaggaggagtcaCAGCTGCAGCTTCAACCCAGAGTTCTACTACTCCTTCTGCAGGTCAGTTTACATTTGGTGCCAAGGCTTCGTCTTCAACGGTCCCACTTTCCATGTTTCAGCAAACCCCGTCACAGGTTGCTGCTACAGCACCCTCTGCATCGACTGGAACGTCATCGCCGTTTACCTTCGGCGGTGCCACGACCAAACCAGCAAGTTTCTCTACTTCAACCGCTGCTAGCTCTGCAGTTGCACCACCATCTTACAACTTTGGCAGCCAGCCTACAGCATCTGCAGGATTCAGCTTTGGTTCCAATCAGAGTAAGCCGCCGTCGCAGGGTTCATTATTTTCATCGAGCCAACCATCTCAAGCTTCGGGTTTTTCGTTTGGTTCTCAGAGTGCAGCTCCAGCACCTCTCTTCCCTGCTGCCTCTGCTACTCCTCcacaacgacaacaacaacaacaacaggcAGGCTTTGCCTTCGGTAATCAACAATCCCAGCCTACTGGCCTCTTCCAGTCATCGACCTCTGCGCCATCATTGAATTTTGGTGCCGGTAACCAAGCGACGCCTTCGGCCTCTTCCTCATTTTTCCAGTTTGGAGGATCCACCGGTGGAGCACCTCAGCAGCAGACTACGCCATCTTCAAACTTTCCGGGAAATCCATCCAAGTTTCCTTTCG GAAGTGGTACGAGTACCCCTCAGTTTGGCCAGGGACAGGACACACCCTCGAAGCCTCAGTCAAAATTCAGCATGGGGACATCCAGTGCTCCAAAGAAAACAGCATCAGCGAGGATGAGACAGAGAGCAAGGATCAGCAGGAGATAA
- the LOC139968689 gene encoding uncharacterized protein, with product MDTSKGIERLPLEHPLPEEIQKMETDDTVCQFCGVSYFIHREVKMLEEKVKAIEAELEQYKDYKDKFEKSQSVIQEQKQTESRLKEDIQKGKSRIEELNTVVSDTNDAMQQNKIDLDATQKQLSESSRLMSQLRERNKLLQDKLPTLLMAIQEQKSSLQNITTFHRELDTGMNTVLQRVTIAVQQIAVLSEEEIGRYKSKVEQLLVDKQNLEKRVAESSQIAKNVDSYLTSINKLEQDLQSRRLQEEQNNRKLAELTANLEVAQEKERSLLAEAAQFNSLLQSKTHELGEVAVQSKKQEEISKELIKKLRRELEQKRDELDQKFEELNSMKIAASERQRQESELKQKARVSTDEMVELKEMMVRVTGECKALKEERQMMIHSHQTRIEQLKESFKMKLAEADSWPRKMEEVIEKERSRHEDAMAGLERKLRETFQVELEIEQQKCAEISRKERHSLSLAESKIKADFKSLIAKQQDEIERLKKKLETGIENSATVERALREEVEKLKAIISDLEERLGILHSNQEDVSRNLKAEVREAEDDLENSRKEIQRLKEMLEKGKEEVLVLQETVQRECEERLELTDALGQAKEQMLNLQRENSILSKAPPPMSSRSKSLSDDGFSKPPYMSSSPQPSPPDSRQNRSSSIALQSVSDQSESGLSQHQLQNSLKSSFTNSKEQTLFSKDTCDSLPEFTVQSSSNRKVKGSGKLKGSRRRVVPAKK from the exons atgGATACAAGTAAAGGTATTGAGCGATTACCACTGGAGCATCCTCTCCCTGAAGAGATTCAAAAAATGGAGACAGATGACACAGTTTGTCAGTTCTGTGGAGTTAGTTATTTCATCCATAGAGAAGTGAAAATGTTAGAGGAGAAG GTGAAAGCAATTGAAGCTGAGCTGGAGCAGTATAAAGACTACAAGGACAAGTTTGAGAAATCTCAATCAGTAATTCAGGAGCAGAAACAAACAGAGAGCAGATTAAAAGAAGATATACAGAAAGGGAAGTCAAG AATAGAAGAATTAAACACAGTAGTTTCTGATACAAACGATGCAATGCAACAAAACAAGATAGACTTGGATGCTACTCAGAAACAACTTTCTGAATCTTCAAGACTAATGTCACAATTGAG GGAGAGGAACAAGCTCTTACAAGACAAGTTACCAACCTTACTGATGGCCATTCAAGAGCAGAAATCATCACTTCAAAACATCACAACATTTCATAGAGAGTTGGATACTGGCATGAACACCGTATTACAACGAGTGACAATTGCTGTACAACAAATAGCAGTACTTTCAGAGGAAG AAATCGGTCGTTACAAGAGTAAAGTAGAGCAATTACTTGTTGATAAACAAAATCTTGAAAAACGAGTCGCAGAATCATCTCAGATCGCAAAGAATGTAGACAGTTACCTTACAAGTATTAATAAGCTGGAACAAGATCTACAGTCTCGGCGATTACAAGAGGAGCAAAATAACAGAAAACTTGCAG AACTGACAGCTAATTTAGAGGTTGCCCAAGAAAAGGAACGATCTCTGCTGGCTGAAGCAGCACAATTTAATAGTCTTTTGCA AAGCAAAACTCACGAACTGGGAGAAGTTGCAGTTCAAAGCAAGAAACAAGAAGAAATATCGAAAGAACTGATTAAAAAACTTAGACGTGAACTTGAGCAGAAACGGGACGAGTTGGATCAAAAGTTTGAGGAATTAAATTCGATGAAGATAGCAGCTAGCGAGAGGCAGAGGCAGGAGAGTGAATTGAAGCAGAAGGCCCGGGTGTCGACAGATGAAATGGTAGAACTGAAGGAGATGATGGTGAGAGTTACAGGAGAGTGCAAGGCTTTGAAAGAAGAAAG ACAGATGATGATCCACTCTCATCAAACGAGAATTGAACAACTCAAAGAGAGCTTCAAGATGAAGTTAGCAGAGGCAGACTCATGGCCGAGAAAG ATGGAGGAAGTTATTGAGAAGGAAAGATCTCGCCACGAAGATGCAATGGCAGGTTTAGAGAGGAAGTTAAGAGAGACTTTTCAAGTG GAACTGGAAATAGAACAGCAAAAATGTGCTGAAATTTCCAGGAAAGAGAGACATTCCTTATCTCTTGCAGAAAGCAAG ATTAAAGCTGATTTCAAGAGCTTAATTGCCAAACAACAAGATGAAATTGAGAGGCTGAAGAAAAAACTGGAGACCGGGATTGAGAATTCAGCCACCGTTGAAAGAGCTCTTAGAGAGGAAGTTGAAAAACTGAAAGCTATTATTTCTGATCTCGAAGAAAGATTAG GTATATTACATTCAAATCAAGAAGATGTTTCAAGAAATCTCAAAGCTGAAGTAAGAGAAGCAGAAGATGATCTTGAGAATTCCAGAAAAGAGATTCAAAGATTGAAGGAAATGTTAGAAAAGGGCAAAGAAGAG GTCCTGGTTTTACAAGAGACGGTCCAACGAGAATGCGAAGAGAGGTTAGAACTAACAGATGCTCTCGGCCAAGCTAAGGAACAAATGTTGAACTTACAAAGAGAAAATTCCATCCTCAGCAAAGCCCCGCCACCAATGTCATCACGGTCTAAAAGTTTGAGTGATGATGGATTTTCAAAGCCTCCATACATGAGCTCAAGCCCTCAGCCTAGTCCACCTGACTCAAGGCAGAATAGGTCTAGTAGTATTGCTCTGCAGTCAGTATCCGATCAATCAGAGAGCGGTCTATCACAACATCAATTACAAAACTCCCTTAAATCGTCTTTCACAAACTCCAAGGAGCAGACACTATTTTCTAAGGATACTTGTGATAGTCTTCCAGAGTTTACTGTTCAAAGTTCTTCAAACAGAAAGGTGAAGGGTAGTGGTAAACTTAAAGGTAGCCGTAGGAGAGTTGTTCCAGCAAAGAAATGA